The genomic interval GCGGCTATCATAAGGAACTGCCGCATACCGGTGATATGGAGATGTGGCTGCGGCTCGCATCATATGCTGCGGTGGGCTACATCAACGAGGACCAAGCCGTATACCGCAGACATGCTTCGAACATGTCGCTGCAATATTATGGGCAAAGTATCCTTCCCGACCTCCGGCAAAGAAAGCAGGCGTTCGATATCCTGTTTGGCCAGGGCGCGGATAGTCTCAGGAAAGATGAGAAACTAAGACGCTTTCTTTCCAGGGATCTTGCGAAAGAGGCGCTTCGGCTGGCCGGCATGGCATTCAACAATTTTGATGTTGGCACAGCCGCGGCCATTCAGCGCTTTGCCCTCGAGGTTTCCCCCGAAGTGCGAAATTCATTGCCCTGGATCAAGCTGGCCTGCAAGCAAACAATCGGTCCAAAGTACTGGTACGCCTTGAATTCGATGCGACGAGTTGCAGGATGAATAGGCAGCGGGGGGAATCAAATCACCCGGCAACGCATTCGCGCCACCGGGTGATTTGAGCAAGAACGTCGTTCCAAGATAAGCAAAGATTTGTCCCGACAGTGCATCAGCACAATGCCTTGCTTACGATAATGCCGGAATACTATTTTGGAACAAGTCGTTGAGCTTGAATACGACTTCCGTCCTGTTGGTTGCTTTGACTTTTTTCATGATATTGCGAACATGCACCTTTACGGTGCTTTCTCGCAGGTTGAGCTCATAAGCGATAATCTTATTCGCTTTTCCGCGTCTGAGCGCCTCCACGACTTCGGCCTGACGATCCGTGAATATGCCGGCGAGGGGGCGGGCCGTCGAGTTGCTCGAGTCCAGTAAGTGACGCATCGCGAACAGGGCGCTTGCAGGCACAAAAATTCCTCCTGCCACCGACAGTGCGATCAACTCCATGCAGACACTGACGCTGACCGAGGCGGGTATGAACCCTTTGGCCCCGAATTCCAGCGCTCTGACGATTTGGCCGAAATCGTCGCTGTCGGCCAGTACGATGAGAGGCGTCGATGCGAATTCCGCCGAGAGCTTCCGGATCTGCTCCGA from Rhizobium lentis carries:
- a CDS encoding response regulator transcription factor encodes the protein MNSALIPNLDHRQENITIPLKMENNSSTLALSSRQTHSLVILDNRELDRQCLAQCMAAQKADLQILAFGSIEEWKQKRDEYPPLSAILLNVGGKKIDEPAVSEQIRKLSAEFASTPLIVLADSDDFGQIVRALEFGAKGFIPASVSVSVCMELIALSVAGGIFVPASALFAMRHLLDSSNSTARPLAGIFTDRQAEVVEALRRGKANKIIAYELNLRESTVKVHVRNIMKKVKATNRTEVVFKLNDLFQNSIPALS